The nucleotide sequence CTGTTTCAGGCTCAGAAGATAGCCGACGATTGCTTCCTCGATATTGCGAACCGCAGCATCGCGTGAGTCACCCTGCGAAACGCATCCGGGAAGGGCAGGAACTTCGGCGACGAATACCTGGTCTTCGTCCTGATGAATGAATACGCGGAACTTCATCTCTAGCTCCTCGGCGTTTGCAACGATTCTAGCACACTTCATTCAGCGCGATTTTGTTGCGGCTAGCGGCGGAAGAGCGCCGA is from Candidatus Binatus sp. and encodes:
- a CDS encoding type II toxin-antitoxin system HicB family antitoxin; translation: MKFRVFIHQDEDQVFVAEVPALPGCVSQGDSRDAAVRNIEEAIVGYLLSLKQHGEPIPPPIEEAEVDVSI